The segment tagctaaaagctaaacaaagcagaacaaaagctaaaagcagaagaatGGCCACTTAAAatcaaaagtagcagaacagtacttcaaagtagcaaagggctacctaaaagctaaagtagaaaaagggtagctaaaggctaaacaaaacagagtgaaagctaaaagcaacacaatggcagctaaaatcaaaaaaagtggcaaaaagctaaaagtagcagaacagtaggtaaaagtagcaaagtagaaaaagggtagctaaaagaaTGAAAATGCTAGccaagaagctgaaagtagcaaaaagatgACTACAATAAAGGCTAAAAGTgcctaaaggctagctaaaagctaaacagaacaaaagctaaagtgGCAGAATGGCAGCTACaaattaaaagtagctaaaagtagcagaatgccGGCTAAAGGTAGCATGAGAAGACAAAactagagcaagtatgctgaagcagatttcaaggagaacaatgtttctgaaggaaatgaagagatttttaatgtatttgggGGAGACGTTTgtaatataaatgtaaatattttcaataaaaaaacatttaccgGTACAAAACTCTAAAGTCATAGCGATcatctcctaaatgagctgaatgtttggacATATGAATGGCCAAAATATTAGattagattgcaaaaaacatgcttaaaaatacagtgtgaaaTGTTGAATCAACACACAATAGGATGAATGGGAACAGACTAGTGCTGCTTAAAGTAGTCTTTGAGTGTATcaaaaactagagaaatgaGGCTTTCTGGTGTAAATAACCCTGGGATAGTGAGTGAGGACTTTAAGAAAGTTAGTTTtcagattttcctttttatgttcATTTCGTCTACGTCTTTCTTCTTTCCTTGCCGCCAGGTGTGTCCGTCGTGTCCCTCCAGTCCAGAGAGAAGCCCAGAGGCTGTGCTGGCTGTAATGGGAAAATCAGGGACCGCTTCATGCTGCAGGCGTTGGACAGGTTCTGGCACGAGGACTGTTTGAAGTGCGCCTGCTGTGACTGCCGCCTGGGCCGGGTGGGCTCCACCCTGTACACCCGGGCCAACCTCATCCTCTGCCGCAGAGACTACCTGAGGTACGGCTTGCACGAGTGTTACGGGACGGCAAGAAGGGAGGAAAGGACTGAGAAGGCATAACAGAAACGGCCTCATTGCCTTTGTAACGATTAGATACAACATTTGCGGCGATAATTTGCAGAATAATGGTTACTGCTCTGAAAACTGAGTCGATAATCTATTATGATCGGACTGATTGGATGGGCCACTTTCAGCGTCCGCGTTGCAGCTTTGCATTGAGACTTATGCGGCGTCTGACCCTTTCCCTCATCCGTGTTTGATCCCATACAAAGTTGTTGTCTTCTTCATAAACCAGAGAGCAACAATATTTTATTCTTCCAACACATAAACTAGCTGAAGGGTTCAGGGGTGCGAGACAGCCGACAACAAATGCAACAGTCAGCAGCGAGCTCAAACGGCTTGGAAGAATGAATGCAGGAACAGGACAGACAAGCTGCTGACCTTTGAGTatgttttgagttattgttgaaggaatgcagactGATGCTGCAACTGTGCTGCTCGCGCTCGCCTTCGAAACTCTATTCATCAACTTTTACAACAGTTTGACTCGCTTGAGATGAAGTTACAGTAGCAAAGCACAGCCGTATAATAGGAGATAATAAAATGATTACAGCTACATTCTCTCAAAGGTCTAAAGGAGAAATTTTCAAATGAATGGAAGCAggcttttcagcttttagacATGTGGATATGTAGGGGAGACAAGAAGTTATTAGCTCAACATGGCATAAAGTAACAGGTAGATGAGATTATTTTtaagtaccgtattttccggactgtaaggcgcacttaaaagccttcaaatttctcagaaaatgacagtgcgccttatatatgtaagaagtcgtaatgttttagtacaattttagtaaactacaaagctgcactgcttgcagcattaaggctttGTTATAGTCGTGCAAGGCTCCGTGCACGGTGCACGGACCTGGGCGAACGgtggaggcatttatacttgacgcttacgtcggtgcagtattccccgaaaagacggggctgttttgtttggctTAATGCGCCGTATAGTCcggtgcgccctatagtgcagaaaatgcGGTAATGGTGCTGTTTGTACCTGGAAGTCAAGTTTTCAAAGTTCCaggttgaaagaaaaaaattcaccTGAAACTCCCCCCTCCCCAAAGTCACATTTATGAATCGGAAAGTCTGAGATTCATCACTACCCCCCAGTTTCAAAATCTAACATGGCAGACCTGCACATCATTAGCTGTGATAGCTTCTGAGATTAACAGCTGCACACGTAGTTCTGAAATACCTCTGTTGAGAAATAAGTTGAAGGTGTAAAATGTAGAGAAATACATTAGCTCGCATCGCTAATAATGGTCAGCCTGGTTACTAAATGCTGCTGATGTTCCGACTTACAGCTATGTTTGGTTGACAACACTTCCACAtccaagttaaataaaatgcagcgtGATTTCTAAaagtcttgtaaaaaaaaacccaaaaaacagtGCCAAATAAAGGGAAACTAGGTGATGTTTATGCTTTGAAGTATTAGCATTTTGATTTAGCTTTGGCCAGTATTTGTGCCTAGTTTTATGTTTATGCTAGGTTAAGCCTTGTCAGCGTGGCCCTTCTAAAAGTCAGACCCCAAACTTTCGTGGCCTGAAACAACAACGTCTGCTCTCAGATCTTTAGGAGAACTCCTGATTTCTCAACCGCATTGCTGAGCTCATGTGTTAGTCTCATGTACAATCCAGCTGGATTTCGTTGGAGCTAAGTCGCTCATTAGCCGCGCTGCACTTAGGAGACCAAAACCCCTTTTGACAGTTAAATTGGCTAGATTGCCTCCTGTTTTCCTCATCATCGCGAGGGTGCAGACCAAAAGCCTTTGAAGAGTGGGATTAAAACCATGTGATTTCTTTTAATTGGACCATTAGTAGAGAATTAGCATTGAGCTCCGTAGCCTCGTtaaggagcaggaaaaaaaaacaaaaaaaccaccAGGTGCCTATGAAGGACTCATGCTTGTTAGATCAGAACATTCTGGTAATTAGGGCACACTTTTGTTCCCGTGTTAGTCACTCATTTGATgacgtttgttttgtttgtcggTCGGGGCTGTGGGATACAAATTCTCGCTGCTTTTTCTCTCACACTCCACAGATGtagttctttatttctttcctttttttttttttcttccccagaATCATTTTGTCCCGATCCCTCTTTTCTTATTTGGGCTCTAATGGAAAATGGAAATGAGTCTTGGACACTTCTCTTCATGTGTGTGAGGCTCTGAGGGGGCTGCTCGTTCACTCTGGTGGAGGTGAACAAGAGGTGAAACCATTTGCAGCTGGACAGAAAGGAGGGTTTAAAAGCACACAGAGCTGATTTGCAGGAGGCTcggttgtttgtttctaaaaagtGCAATGAACCGACTTTCTTCCATTCTAAACTAAATGACATTTACCTCTAAATTATTGCAGTTTCGCTCTGGTTATTTCTAGTTTTGGCACCTTGATAAAATGGTCCAAGGTACATGTAATTTAAAACGACATTTATATCTAATATTATAAGTCCCATATGtatatgtactgtatatttAAATAGGTTTACAGATGTAGTGAAACTTTGATAGTTCAGCCATCCTACTTGTAGATAGCTATTTGAATGACATCAGTCTGGACAAAGAGTTTAAGGTCTTGTCCACACAAAGACGCAGTTTTTCCAAAACGATCTgctatttgttgtttctaaataCATCCTTGTAAACGCATCACAATATTTccagaaatgtcttcatccgcacggaaacaccaaaaataacccaaaatgctgtagtacctactaaaaaaaactgtgtggaAGCAAAGCTAAAACGGCCCCAAAATCCTACAgcattgatgagctaacggctagacCAAATGCCAAACTAgatagcttcttttttttttttaaacaactcaaatcttcGAAATTTCATACCAGGAcatgaaaatgatgtttttatttagctgtgCATCATGATCAGTTTCATATTTACATGCAAGCTCAAATAGCGGAAGCTGGAGCACTCCTGGTTCAGTCTGGGCGCATTCCtgggaaaaaaagtttataacatttctgcaacaatttctatgcaaaattgacagcatTGCAAGGTATGGTTTGCACTGACTGCtgtgaaattttgaagattggagttgtCTTAAGACGCCCAGATCTGCTCTGGAGGTGAGTTCGCTCGGAGCTAAAAACGGCTAGCTTGAGTCGACCCACTCACACTATCTGATTCagtttcatgcaaacactattttgtAAACCTTCTCACAACCGCCAATTTCTCCCTACACGGTTATTGTGAAATTCCTCCCAGGAATGCCCCAGCCTGCACTgggagtgctacagctacctgccGCTACCCCTGCCAAAACATATAACGcgacagtgatgtaaaggttggGGTTTGCTCAAACTTGTGTGAAACTTTGGAGacaggagttgttttaagacgacatCTATTCACTTTGGTCCTAGTTGTGTTGAAACTGGCCTTTAGCTCAGTAGGtccatcagaattaaactctatctCTCCAATGCTGCGGAGAGCTAATAATCATTCTTCGTAACTGTTTCCCAGAGCCCCACTTAAAAGTTGCTGAACGTGTCTTCGCACACCACCTGACTGAACTGTAAGAACATGGTTAACAGAATGGGAAGTGCTTACTGGCTGTGTTGCTTTTAATCACACCACGTAGCACTGGATACACAGACATCTATCCATAGATATCTGAGCAGCTGGTATTGagtaaaatcacacaaacagtCTTTGTTACCattatagtatagtatagtgtTACCACTATGGTATAGTTAAGGGTATTTTGAAAGGTTACCAAGGAACACAGAAGAGGTCTTTACAGACCCCTTACGCTGTGGCGGCACTGTAATGTACCACATCAGTCATTCAGTATGTGAAAACATTACCCGTTGTCTGCCTCCAGCCTCGGATCTTTGAccatttccatatttttttttttcctttcgctttttaaattctcatcatcatcaacagTAAAACTTGTGGATAATAAACCTAATGGTTTGCAGCCTTTGCCTGATGACATGGCTGCAGTTCCTATTATGAGGAGCTCATCCTCTCATGTGCCCATAATTATAATTAGGTTGTGAATCCTTTTTCACGCTTGGCTGCAAATACAGATGAGATGATGGGAGCTTTGCTGTACGGAAACAGAAACTGGCGAGGAACCTGTCGGAAAGGCAGCGCAGATCAATAAAGCGGGTCAGGATTATTTAGAAATGGGGCAGGAGCTGCTCACTCAGGCaactttttcagacttttttatttttttcctttttctctatATTGGCCTTaattattttctgctgcagtgcCTGGCTGAAACGTATTTACGTGCACATCCAGGTTACAGACCTGCCTGTTCCCTTCCCTCCCTCTTGCAGGCTCTTTGGGGTGACGGGGAACTGTGCAGCCTGCAGTAAGCTGATCCCTGCCTTTGAGATGGTGATGAGAGCCAGAGACAACGTCTACCATTTAGACTGCTTTGCCTGTCAGCTCTGCCGCCAGAGGTAAGATTAGGGGAGCAATTAGCCGGGGAGATCAAATTCAGTCGACGTATCTCAAAGGCGTAGCCTGCAGGTCATTATGGGCACATTACTTTTGCTTTGTAATCAGAATGTGATTAAACCCACACTGTGCAAAAGCTTGAAGGGTTAAGGACTTCGTATACCGCTCGAATTGTTCATCAGGTTACTGTTATGCGAGATTAATTTCCTGATTATCATAGCAGTAAAAGCCCGCTGGATGAAAATATGCCTGGTGTGCTCCCACAGGACCCTGTGATTCACTTCATGTCCGGCACGAACCGAGACCCAGTTTCGTATTTTTGTTCCTCCCCGCAGATTTTGCGTGGGAGACAAGTTTTTCCTCAAGAACAATATGATCCTGTGCCAGCTGGACTACGAAGGAGGTCATCCGAATGGAAGCGCCGAGAGGCTGCCGCAATAAGAGGTAATATTccgaaacaataaaacagacagcTGCTCTGACGGTTTAAACTAAACCATGCGTGATACGAGTTGACAGCGCGCTCGAAAGTACATCTTGAGTAGGACCACGTGGAGACATGAGACTCGACACCAAAGCTGCGCAGAATAGAACCCCTTCGAGACAAAACCTGTAGTTTGAAAACAGTTGGAAAGCTGCATAAAATGcaaattgaaaaaacaaatacaatattCAAATGCTGCATTCTGTTAAGCAATAAAAGTAAAGTCCAAGGATCATACgcttttacacattttacatttaaagtgtATTCAGGGTGGTAGATCACAATATTAATTTtcaagaaatctgaaaaaaacccaacaacaaacaaaaacaaactagaacACAGGACAGCCGAGTGCGTGGCAGAAGTTAGCGGTGACGTCCTGCCGATGACCGCAAACTCCAGCCTTGATGTCGGCATGACACAGCTGCCAACCCTGAAGGAAGCAGTGGTAGTGAAGTCTCCAGCTCCAGTCTGAGAACCTATGATGAAGAATAATGGGACTAAATTCACAAAAAGCTGCTCTTGCTCACATAAACTCCAGTTTCAGATCAACCTGGAAACGTACAGACCTACCTTTTGTGTGtctgctgtttctgtctgtaatgGGCTACAGCCAGTAATGAAAAAAAGGATGTGGttggcttttcaaaataagactcAAGACATCCTTTAAAATAGGACTCTTGCTTTTTTATaggtttatttattacaaagaaaagtttaaaaattccAAACTTGTCTAAAACAGCGAGCGATTAAAAAGGAATTATGGCGTTGgttaacttttactaattggctctttttaatgtatgtgtatgtttgtttgtgaggcgacttttgttgtgacttggcgccatataaataaagcaaattgAATTGAGTTGAAGTGGGTATTAGGCACCATCAGAATGTCTTCTGAAATGTTCTACTTTATGTTAATAATAATAGATTTGTAGGTTTTTTGATGCTCATTGGACTTTAAGCTGATCAGCCTCACAGTTAAAAATCATCAACAAATCACAATCATATTAAAAAGCAGGGGCAACAGTTTCATTTCTAACCTAAGCTAACACTTAAAGTGAATGTGCATTTTGAACTGTGAAACTTTTCCAGAAGTGTggtacatttttacttttgtaaacacaaacaacagcttTTGACTTGTTATGCGAGCAATGTCATGGTGGAAAAAATGGGCTCACGATAATGATCATCAGCTGTTTGAGCTGCTTGGAAACGCAGAAACAGAGCCGAAACGGGGAAGAGATACTTTGCAATTGACTGcacaaaaaacattcaacagaaatctttttataaacctttaaacagtAAACTAAGCCCAATGAAACCAAATGAACTGCTGCATTTTTTAATGCCACCTGGACTCAAGGATCAGAATGTGAATTAGTTAACTCTGCCTcagttaatttagttttattgtaaaaaaaaaagaacaagctaTACTAGACAGGCTATTTAACACATCCCATTTCTAGTTAGTGCagctgcaacatttttgctAACGTTTGATGGCAAAAACTGTCTAAATGCTCCTTTTTGTGTTGTGGATGAAGGTAAGATGTTACAGGATACAGCATGCCATAGAGTGCACAGGGgatcataaaaacaacttaaactgtttgtttaaaccattagctgtaaaaaaaaaaaaaaaaaacataactaaaaAAACTAGAAATCTGATGGGAACGTGGAAGTCGAAGGCAGAAAGGGTTTGGCTTACCTGTCATCGCGCCCTGTTCACCCCAACAAACTAACAGGACTTCGctcttggtaaaataaaaaaaatacaccccagatcatttttttcaggtgttgactcttctCGATTCATGCAGTTGTCACcctgctgctgtatgttcagaAATTCCTTTTTCCTCATACGCTCATCTgttattagttatttcatgtttaagAGAAACATGTTCATGTGCGAGGGAGGAGGCGGGACTTAAGAGCCCACATCCTGAGTGCACGgactccaaaaatacaacatggcagcgccGGTAAAACTGGATCCTGTGGCTGAATTTCTTAACAGCGGAAGAAGGCGGGCTGTTATGTCAAGATTTCTCTTCTGTTCGATGGTTTGAACTCTTCCACTTACAACCACAATCAAGttctccttttgtttaaaatgctgatAGATCCTTCTCCCAAGTCCAATCACATCTCCAGACGTTTAAAcacttcagaaagaaaaaaacatgtcccCTACTCTACTATTTCTTGGTTGGTCAAATAGCTCTCCATCAAGACCAGCAGCCTTAAATTTTTGAAGAAACTCACTTGTTATGCTCCCAGCCCCACAACTAGCTGTGTTGAATGTTTTGCCACTCGGGCCGTGTATTTTAGCGGTGCCGCTTTGGAGTTTCCATAAACTTCAAGCTTCATGAGGGGCCACTTAGCCGCCACATGAAGCTTGAACGGATGAGGCACGAAGCTACGTCCCACCCTAGCTATAGCGTGCTAATGCGGATAGCTTACCCCTTTGTAGCTTTTTAACTTTGATTCAAGGTACAGCAATCTACTGACAAAAATAGGGCCTctatttaaacacacattttctacccttttattttgaatcGGAGTGTCAGCAGTCGTTTCCCTTCAGCTGTAGCTTAGACATACCGCCAGTAGCTGAAACCGACGACCATTAACCCTGAACCCCAGCAGCTAAGAGTTGAAATAACTTGAGAAACACGACACTACATGCCCCATCATTATTGCTGCCATTCAAACGCGGTGCCTGCAGGTTTAAACAAGCCCTAAAGAGCTTCAGCGTTTTAAATTACTGACAAATCATCCCGTGGGAGCGCAGCACATGCCGGCGACGTCCTTTACTGGGCCTCTTGACGGCTGTGATTGAAGTGGTCAGCTGTGAGGCCGTCCGGTTGGAGGACGGTTGAAAAGAAGTTCAACAGAACTCCCAGTTAGGAAGATTATGGCCCGGAGAGTCAGTAAAGGAACCAGCAGGTCCAATGTATCACTAATGCTCATAATGTGTACCGAACGGGACCCCGAATGCTCTCTGGGACGATGAGGTTCTGCTttcgttattttttttttgttaactggAGGTCTTCCAGAGTTTATCCTGAAACGGCATCAGCGATCGTTTGCTTTTTCGCAAAGAGAAACATTCAGGACTCTGGGGGAATCAGTGAGCTCTCTCTCGTGTTAAGCGAAGCAAAAATGTAATTGGGTTGAACTGTGTgcagaaaagtgttttgtttggaGTGCTTGAAATAAGGGCGCTTTGGAAATGCGGCTCGAGCACAACAGAGCCGAACAGATTGTGTAAAATTAggactttctttatttttttttgcttccaaatGTTGTAGCTCATTATTCTCTCAAGACGTGACTTCACTGTTGCTGTATTTTTCTGCAcagttgtttaaacttttgtaaAGGgctttaaataagtaaaaccaAAAAGCATCTGCATCGCTACTGACACAAATAGCACTGTTATAACATGTATAACAGGTAAAATTTAAGCAATTAATCATTTGttataatcatttaaaacagtgaTTGTATGACTGTTGCTGTCAGGCCACGTAGCTCCTCCATGGTGCAGGCACTCTTCGTGTATGCAAAATAATCAACAATGTCAAACTGTCAGGTTAGTCCgacttttcctctttttttttcacctcatgCGGGTCAATCCTGACAGCAGCCACCTTCTGCATATATCTTTCCCTCACACATTGGTCAAAAGTAAGGAAACACCTGGATTTAGTTGGCTTCAACGCCATCGCTGTTTAACACATCGAAAATACCTCTCCCGGTTGAGACTTGTGGGAACGATGCGTTAACTGAAGGTTTCCATTCACGGCAAAAAACAACGTCCACCCTCGTTCCGTTCGAGGGTTCGTCACCGAAAAGACCCCGTCTTTATCAGGTTCTGAAATGATTCAAATCGAACCTGGAGTGGACAACTGGAGTCATCTCTTAACCTcagtcaggattttttttttgcattttatgcttttagaaCATTTACTGTAGTCTTCTCATATGTAAATATTGCTTTTTTCCTAATTAATGCAATCCAATTTACATAGCATGGAAGAAAATTTGACAGAAgttgttggtgctttgttttattccaaGAAAATTTCCACAACTTGGAAAAAGTAACATTCTTGTGAAATTCGCCCTCATGTTACAAAGACGGTGCTGAATATCTGACTCGTAGAGCCGCAGCCTTTAGTTTGTCCTGaattctcaaaaacaaacaaaaacaaaactagcaaCATCTGCGTAGCTTTCAAGttgttaaaaacagcaacacgaagaaaaacaaatgcataaaatcCTCCTGCAGCTGGACGCTGATCATTTTGGAAAATCGTTCTTTCGGCGAGATGATAGCtgactatttttaatttttatttgcaaatgaaTACACATCTGGGACTCATcaggtttgatttgttttgcagcagagCCACCTGGATGTGTTTTATATTTCCTTCCCTCTCGCTCTCCGCAGATCAGGACAGGAACCACGGCGAGCTAACCGGACCATGAAACCCACAGCGGCACGCTCCTCATCAGCTCCTTTCTTCAGTCTGAGCTCTCTCGGGTgaaggggaggggaaaaaaaagaaatcaaagcacTCAGACTGGACACGTTTGCTGCAGCCCGTGTTTGAACTCTTTGTTGCACAGCTGCACGGTTAGTTGGGTAAAAGCTGGCGTTTCTGATCAGATGGCCTCGTGATCAACCAGGTGCGCGGCACATAATGTGGACTCCGAACCCGAGCGAAGCAAACTCTAGTGCTGCTTACAAACAATTCCCAGCCTCCTTCGTCCAAACGGGACACGATTAATGGGCTAAAGTCACACACGGGCCACACGTAGAATCAAACCGGGATCGTCAGATTGTTCCAGCTCTTCCTGAGTGAACTCCACCCAGATGGCCCAGAAAAAGACAACATGTTAGCAATGTTTGCTCATCCCAGTTAAAGAAATCAATAGAAGGAAGAGTCTGTTCCAATGTCACTACTTTAAACCCACTGTAATTTTATTCCCATTCCTCCCTCacactattatttttttcttgacttattaaattgaattttaatTACAACCTGTGTGATGCTTTTGTATGTGCTGAGATGATCATCGTAAGGATTCGTGGCTTCAGAAGAACTATTTAAAGGTTTCTGttgtagatgaaaaaaaaaaaaaaatccgtAGAAATCTCTTCTGATTTCAAGTGTTAAACTCAGATCTCATGgtgtttttacaggttttaaagacagaaccGTCGACCTGCTCCTCACCAAAGCAGCAGGTCCACACGGTTAAAGCAGATCATACGTGTTACGCGTTTCTCTGGCTTGTGCGTGGAGGTTCAGACAGAACTGAAACGAAGTTTTAAACGAAGCTCATCTTATGTCGAGAGCTGGTAGAGTCACATCCGTTTTGGTCAAGTTTCGACAATAACGTTATGCACGATCTCA is part of the Kryptolebias marmoratus isolate JLee-2015 linkage group LG11, ASM164957v2, whole genome shotgun sequence genome and harbors:
- the LOC108248187 gene encoding rhombotin-1 — translated: MVLDKEESVSVVSLQSREKPRGCAGCNGKIRDRFMLQALDRFWHEDCLKCACCDCRLGRVGSTLYTRANLILCRRDYLRLFGVTGNCAACSKLIPAFEMVMRARDNVYHLDCFACQLCRQRFCVGDKFFLKNNMILCQLDYEGGHPNGSAERLPQ